From Ascochyta rabiei chromosome 16, complete sequence, the proteins below share one genomic window:
- a CDS encoding cytosolic Fe-S cluster assembly factor nbp35: MAPSLEEPTQVDFDAPLKNAPKLVAPEPEHCPGPESLQAGKADNCAGCPNQAICASAPKGPDPDIPLITARLSSVKHKILVLSGKGGVGKSTFSTMLSHGFASNPRSTVGLMDTDICGPSIPKMMGVEDETIHVTGEGWEPVWVSENLGVMSVQFMLPNRDDAVIWRGPKKNGLIKKFLMDVSWGELDFLVVDTPPGTSDEHLSVNSFLKASGVDGAVLVSTPQEVSLLDVRKEIDFCRKASIPILGIVENMSGFVCPGCKHESQIFRASTGGARRLAEDENIPFLGAVPLDPRIGMACDFGESFLTAYPDSPACAAVKEVVRRVGEELGLSGEQVLPEDG, encoded by the exons ATGGCGCCCTCTCTCGAAGAACCCACGCAGGTCGATTTCGACGCGCCGCTCAAGAATGCGCCAAAACTGGTTGCGCCGGAGCCCG AGCACTGCCCGGGCCCTGAATCGCTGCAGGCCGGAAAAGCAGACAACTGCGCCGGGTGCCCCAACCAAGCCATATGCGCCTCTGCGCCCAAAGGACCGGACCCAGACATCCCCCTCATAACGGCGCGCCTCTCGTCGGTCAAGCACAAGATCCTCGTGCTGTCCGGCAAAGGCGGTGTCGGCAAATCGACCTTCAGCACCATGCTCTCCCACGGCTTCGCCTCGAACCCTCGGTCGACAGTGGGGCTGATGGACACGGATATCTGCGGGCCGAGCATACCGAAGATGATGGGCGTCGAGGACGAGACGATCCACGTGACGGGCGAGGGGTGGGAGCCGGTGTGGGTCAGCGAGAACCTGGGGGTGATGAGCGTGCAGTTCATGCTGCCGAACCGCGACGACGCGGTGATTTGGCGCGGGCCCAAGAAGAACGGGCTGATCAAGAAGTTCCTCATGGACGTCAGCTGGGGGGAGCTGGACTTTCTGGTTGTAGACACGCCGCCCGGCACAAGCGACGAGCATTTGAGTGTCAATTCGTTCCTGAAGGCGAGCGGCGTCGACGGCGCCGTGCTCGTCTCCACGCCGCAGGAAGTCTCGCTGCTCGACGTGCGCAAGGAAATCGACTTCTGCCGCAAAGCCTCGATCCCCATCCTCGGCATCGTCGAGAACATGTCGGGCTTCGTGTGTCCCGGGTGCAAGCACGAGTCTCAGATCTTCCGGGCGAGCACAGGCGGCGCTCGCCGGCTGGCTGAAGACGAGAACATACCCTTCCTCGGCGCGGTCCCGCTGGATCCTCGAATCGGCATGGCCTGCGACTTTGGCGAGAGCTTCTTGACGGCCTACCCCGACAGCCCGGCGTGTGCGGCTGTCAAGGAGGTGGTGAGGCGGGTGGGCGAGGAGCTGGGGTTGAGCGGGGAGCAAGTGCTGCCTGAGGATGGATAG
- a CDS encoding E1 ubiquitin-activating enzyme, with protein sequence MADKMQVDGPPAAIEQLKEASGGNGEIDESLYSRQLYVLGHEAMKRMGSSNVLVAGMRGLGVEIAKNIALAGVKSLTLYDPKPAALADLSSQFFLRPDDVGKPRAAVTVPRVSELNPYTPVHEFTGKDLTSDLSQLKQFQVVVLTDTLLKDQVKIADYCHENGIYVVITDTFGLFGTIFTDFGKNFTIGDPTGENVTNGIIAGIDSEGLVSALDETRHGLEDGDWVTFSEIKGMDGLNDCAPRKIDVKGPYTFSIGDVSGLGEYKGGGQYIQVKMPKIVNFEPLSQQLKKPELMISDFAKFDRPQQLHVGIQALHQFAESHNGEFPRPHNEADAAEVLKIAQGLAGQGEEKVELDEKLLKELSYQARGDLSPIAAFFGGLAAQEVLKSVSGKFHPIMQWLYFDSLESLPTSTSRSEEQCAPIGSRYDGQIAVLGQEYQKKLGNVKQFLVGAGAIGCEMLKNWALMGLAAGPEGKITVTDNDQIEKSNLNRQFLFRPQDVGSLKSAAAAKAVQAMNPDLNNKIDVLSDKVGPDTEDIFNETFWNSLDGVTNALDNVEARTYVDRRCVFFRKPLLDSGTLGTKGNTQVVLPFITESYSSSQDPPEKSFPMCTLRSFPNRIEHTIAWAREMFDSLFVKGPEVVNLYLTQPDYLGASLKQSGNEKQTLETLRDFLVTEKPLSFDDCIIWARQQFEKSYNHSIAQLLYNFPKDSTTGSGQAFWSGPKRAPDPLKFDSSNPTHATFVEAAAILHAFNYGIKPNANKAHYNEVLNDMIVPDFKPDPTVKIQASENDPDPNANQPPVDENNELDSIISQLPAPKSLAGFKLEPVEFEKDDDTNHHIDFITACSNLRAENYKIEQADRHKTKFIAGKIIPAIATTTALVTGLVNLELYKVIDGKDDIEQYKNGFINLALPFFGFSEPIASPKGKYAGPDGDVTIDRLWDRFEVDDITLKEFVEHFKQKGLDVQMVSSGVSLLYASFYPPAKLKDRMGLSMSKLVEHVSRKPVPDHQKNVIFEITAEDQNEEDVEIPYVMVKLQK encoded by the exons ATGGCC GACAAGATGCAGGTCGACGGCCCCCCCGCTGCCATCGAGCAGCTCAAGGAGGCGTCTGGCGGCAACGGCGAGATCGACGAGTCTCTCTACAGCAGGCAACTGTACGTGCTGGGCCACGAGGCCATGAAGCGCATGGGCTCCTCCAATGTGCTCGTGGCGGGCATGCGCGGTCTCGGTGTGGAGATTGCCAAGAACATTGCCCTCGCTGGCGTCAAGTCGTTGACGCTCTACGACCCCAAGcccgccgccctcgccgACCTCTCGTCGCAGTTCTTCCTGCGCCCCGATGACGTCGGCAAGCCACGCGCGGCCGTCACCGTCCCCCGCGTCTCCGAGCTCAACCCATACACGCCGGTGCACGAGTTCACCGGCAAGGACCTGACGTCAGACCTGTCGCAGCTGAAGCAGTTCCAGGTCGTCGTCCTGACAGACACGTTGCTCAAGGACCAGGTCAAGATCGCAGACTACTGCCACGAGAACGGCATCTACGTCGTCATCACCGACACATTCGGCCTGTTTGGTACCATCTTCACCGACTTCGGCAAAAACTTCACAATAGGCGACCCCACCGGCGAGAACGTTACCAATGGCATCATCGCCGGCATCGACTCGGAAGGTCTGGTCTCTGCGTTGGACGAGACACGACACGGCCTCGAGGATGGTGACTGGGTCACCTTTTCCGAGATCAAGGGCATGGACGGCCTGAACGACTGCGCGCCTCGCAAGATTGACGTCAAGGGACCCTACACATTCTCCATTGGTGATGTTTCTGGGCTGGGCGAGTACAAGGGCGGAGGCCAGTACATCCAGGTCAAGATGCCCAAGATCGTCAACTTCGAGCCACTCAGCCAGCAGCTGAAGAAGCCTGAGCTCATGATCTCCGACTTCGCCAAGTTCGACCGCCCACAGCAGCTCCACGTTGGTATTCAGGCACTGCACCAGTTCGCTGAGAGCCACAACGGCGAGTTCCCACGGCCACACAACGAGGCAGATGCGGCAGAGGTCTTGAAGATCGCCCAAGGTCTTGCCGGACAAGGCGAAGAGAAGGTCGAGCTCGACGAGAAGCTACTGAAGGAGCTCAGCTACCAGGCGCGGGGTGATCTCAGCCCGATTGCTGCTTTTTTCGGTGGTCTCGCTGCGCAGGAGGTCCTGAAGTCCGTCTCCGGAAAGTTCCACCCCATCATGCAGTGGCTGTACTTTGACTCTCTTGAGTCGCTGCCTACCTCGACCTCGCGCTCGGAGGAGCAGTGCGCTCCGATTGGCTCGCGCTACGACGGCCAGATTGCTGTGTTGGGTCAGGAATACCAGAAGAAGCTCGGCAACGTCAAGCAGTTCCTTGTGGGTGCTGGTGCCATTGGTTGCGAGATGCTCAAGAACTGGGCTCTGATGGGTTTGGCTGCCGGGCCTGAGGGCAAGATCACCGTCACCGACAACGACCAGATCGAGAAGAGCAACCTGAACCGACAATTCTTGTTCCGACCCCAGGATGTTGGATCGCTGAAGAGCGCGGCCGCAGCAAAGGCTGTCCAGGCCATGAACCCCGATCTGAACAACAAGATCGACGTACTCTCCGATAAGGTTGGGCCGGACACAGAAGATATCTTCAACGAGACATTCTGGAATTCTCTCGACGGTGTCACCAACGCGCTTGACAATGTGGAGGCACGCACGTACGTCGACCGTCGGTGCGTCTTCTTCCGCAAGCCGCTGCTTGACAGCGGTACTCTTGGCACCAAGGGCAACACCCAGGTCGTTCTTCCGTTCATCACAGAGTCGTACTCATCGTCGCAAGATCCACCGGAGAAGTCGTTCCCCATGTGCACACTGAGGAGTTTCCCGAACAGGATCGAGCACACAATTGCGTGGGCTCGGGAGATGTTCGACTCACTGTTCGTCAAGGGACCGGAAGTCGTCAACCTCTACCTCACACAGCCAGACTATCTCGGCGCATCGCTGAAGCAGTCGGGCAACGAGAAGCAGACACTGGAGACTCTGCGCGACTTCTTGGTTACCGAGAAGCCGCTCAGCTTCGACGACTGCATCATCTGGGCCCGCCAGCAGTTCGAGAAGAGCTACAACCACAGCATCGCACAACTGCTGTACAACTTCCCCAAGGACTCGACAACCGGCTCCGGCCAGGCCTTCTGGTCGGGACCCAAGCGCGCACCAGACCCATTGAAGTTCGATTCCTCCAACCCAACACACGCGACCTTTGTTGAGGCGGCCGCTATTCTGCACGCCTTCAACTATGGCATCAAGCCGAACGCGAATAAGGCGCACTACAACGAGGTCCTGAACGACATGATCGTCCCTGACTTCAAGCCCGACCCTACCGTCAAGATCCAGGCGAGCGAGAACGACCCCGACCCGAACGCTAACCAGCCTCCTGTGGATGAGAACAACGAGCTGGACAGCATCATCAGCCAGCTCCCTGCGCCGAAGTCGCTCGCTGGCTTCAAGCTGGAGCCAGTGGAATTCGAAAAGGACGACGACACCAACCACCACATCGACTTCATcacagcgtgcagcaacctGCGTGCTGAGAACTACAAGATCGAACAGGCGGACCGACACAAGACCAAGTTCATCGCCGGCAAGATCATCCCAGCCATCGCCACAACCACTGCGCTAGTCACTGGTCTCGTCAACCTCGAGCTCTACAAGGTCATCGACGGCAAGGACGACATTGAGCAGTACAAGAACGGCTTCATCAACCTGGCGCTGCCATTCTTCGGTTTCAGTGAACCTATCGCCAGCCCCAAGGGCAAGTACGCTGGGCCGGACGGTGATGTTACGATCGACAGGCTGTGGGACCGCTTCGAGGTAGACGACATCACGCTGAAGGAGTTTGTCGAGCACTTCAAGCAGAAGGGGTTGGATGTCCAGATGGTCAGCTCTGGTGTGAGCTTGCTGTACGCGTCGTTCTACCCGCCGGCGAAGCTAAAGGACAGGATGGGACTGAG TATGAGCAAGCTTGTCGAGCACGTCAGCAGGAAGCCGGTACCAGATCACCAGAAGAATGTGATTTTCGAGATTACCGCGGAGGACCAGAACGAAGAGGACGTCGAGATTCCATACGTCATGGTGAAGTTGCAGAAGTAG